Proteins from a single region of Pseudodesulfovibrio portus:
- a CDS encoding flagellar biosynthesis protein FlhF, which translates to MRMKTFKAATSTAAFAKVKAELGEEAVILSNKTISDNGSKCCEIVAAVENSPIRPATTRDAVVDDALGDAVGWQREWSQIKGHIMALMKPQMDPRHLSPKQKIAMDYLEREDVDETVLARVYCGLRENGNDSIMKVLDPMLKAAPFKPANWSNTFHAFAGPGGAGKTSSLVRLALKIKKENPKTRICLATADGGRGKGRLVLKHYAELSGLAFREIITRDDLSLLREEEKNFDMVLIDLPGLPAKTSLEEWLTLYGMRAMDDLSIHLVLNPYYSTAQFNRFVEKYKSEQLASVIWTKLDEACTFGSVLNMAFASGLPVSALSYGTGLKNSIIEASEEMVWRLLFKRTLPNGEIQP; encoded by the coding sequence ATGAGAATGAAGACGTTCAAGGCCGCCACCTCCACCGCCGCTTTCGCCAAGGTCAAGGCCGAACTTGGCGAGGAAGCCGTCATCCTGTCCAACAAGACCATCAGCGACAACGGCTCCAAGTGCTGTGAAATCGTGGCCGCCGTGGAAAATTCCCCGATCCGCCCGGCAACGACCCGGGATGCGGTGGTGGACGACGCCCTCGGCGATGCGGTGGGATGGCAGCGGGAATGGAGCCAGATCAAGGGGCACATAATGGCCCTGATGAAGCCCCAGATGGACCCGCGGCACCTCTCCCCCAAACAGAAGATCGCCATGGACTACCTGGAACGGGAAGACGTGGATGAAACGGTCCTGGCCAGGGTTTACTGCGGCCTCAGGGAGAACGGCAACGACTCCATCATGAAGGTCCTGGACCCCATGCTCAAGGCGGCTCCCTTCAAGCCTGCCAACTGGTCCAACACTTTTCACGCCTTTGCCGGCCCGGGCGGCGCAGGCAAGACTTCCAGCCTCGTCCGGCTGGCCCTGAAGATCAAAAAGGAAAATCCCAAAACCCGCATCTGCCTGGCCACGGCCGACGGCGGAAGGGGCAAGGGGCGGCTGGTCCTCAAGCACTACGCGGAACTCAGCGGCCTGGCTTTTCGGGAGATCATAACCCGGGACGACCTCTCCCTGCTGCGCGAAGAAGAGAAGAATTTCGACATGGTCCTCATCGACCTGCCCGGTCTGCCTGCCAAGACGTCCCTTGAAGAATGGCTTACCCTGTACGGCATGCGGGCCATGGACGACCTGTCCATTCACCTCGTGCTGAACCCCTACTACAGCACCGCCCAATTCAACCGCTTTGTCGAGAAATATAAAAGTGAACAACTTGCAAGCGTTATCTGGACGAAACTCGACGAAGCCTGTACATTTGGCTCAGTATTGAACATGGCCTTCGCCAGCGGGCTGCCGGTCTCCGCCCTTTCGTACGGAACCGGACTGAAAAACAGCATCATCGAGGCATCCGAAGAGATGGTCTGGCGGCTGCTGTTCAAGCGAACCCTGCCCAATGGCGAAATTCAACCCTAA
- a CDS encoding MinD/ParA family protein has translation MSSQLPQVLSVTSGKGGVGKTNMSVNLAYCLSAAGKNVVLLDADLGLANVDVILGLAPELNLFHLFHEDMTLDKILFDTPYGFRILPASSGVSDMVSLDKGQKIDLLDAMDSLEDTVDYLIVDTGAGINDNVLYFNLAVQERLLVITPEPTSLTDAYALIKVLKLQHGVEKFRVLVNMVKDGKTAKDVYIKLLNACDHFLDGISLDLVGFIPFDQNVRNSVIAQTPFCHKFPKTPASVAVRQTAQKINAWQVTPNTDGNIKFFWKKLLFREKSVA, from the coding sequence ATGAGTTCCCAACTGCCACAGGTTCTTTCCGTCACTTCCGGCAAGGGCGGCGTCGGCAAGACCAACATGTCCGTCAACCTCGCCTACTGCCTGAGCGCGGCGGGCAAAAACGTCGTTCTCCTGGACGCGGACCTCGGACTGGCAAACGTCGACGTCATCCTCGGACTGGCTCCCGAACTGAATCTCTTTCACCTGTTCCACGAGGACATGACACTCGACAAGATCCTGTTCGACACCCCGTACGGATTCCGCATCCTTCCGGCCTCCTCGGGCGTCAGCGACATGGTCAGCCTGGACAAGGGCCAGAAGATCGACCTTCTGGATGCCATGGACTCGCTGGAAGACACCGTGGACTACCTCATCGTGGACACGGGCGCGGGCATCAACGACAACGTGCTCTATTTCAATCTGGCTGTTCAGGAACGGCTTCTGGTCATCACACCGGAACCCACCTCCCTGACCGACGCTTATGCCTTGATCAAGGTACTCAAGCTCCAGCACGGCGTGGAAAAATTCCGCGTGCTGGTCAACATGGTCAAGGACGGCAAGACGGCCAAGGACGTTTACATCAAGCTGTTGAACGCCTGCGACCACTTTCTCGACGGCATTTCGCTGGACCTGGTGGGCTTCATCCCCTTTGACCAGAACGTCCGCAACTCGGTCATCGCGCAGACGCCGTTCTGCCACAAATTTCCCAAGACCCCGGCTAGTGTCGCCGTCCGCCAGACGGCCCAGAAGATCAACGCATGGCAGGTAACGCCCAATACCGATGGTAATATTAAGTTCTTCTGGAAGAAGCTCCTCTTCCGGGAAAAGTCCGTGGCTTGA
- a CDS encoding FliA/WhiG family RNA polymerase sigma factor, with translation MVILSSSGRSSSSGKSPWLELEKGVKSWDEFSPRDREDIVRFYAPKIRILALRLKAKLPQSVELNELISAGSLGLLDALGKFNPELGIKFDTYSENRIKGAMLDELRRMDWFSRGLRQKVKVLEDAMRQIEHETGAPATPMQLQDHTGMSEKEVQQGLEALNNQVCLSLDNFQENLIGKKHATEDEPFQSAAFQEIVDKVANLIEELTPREKLVISLYYGEELNMKETAEVMDITEGRVSQLHSQALKKLRKTFRDRYDNE, from the coding sequence ATGGTAATATTAAGTTCTTCTGGAAGAAGCTCCTCTTCCGGGAAAAGTCCGTGGCTTGAGCTGGAAAAAGGCGTCAAGAGCTGGGACGAATTCTCTCCGAGGGATCGGGAGGACATCGTCCGCTTCTACGCGCCCAAAATCCGGATTCTTGCCCTGCGCCTCAAGGCGAAACTGCCGCAAAGCGTTGAGCTCAATGAACTGATCAGCGCGGGAAGCCTGGGGCTGCTCGACGCCCTGGGCAAGTTCAACCCCGAACTGGGCATCAAGTTCGACACGTACTCGGAAAACCGCATCAAGGGGGCCATGCTCGACGAGTTGCGGCGAATGGACTGGTTTTCCAGGGGACTGCGGCAAAAGGTCAAGGTACTGGAAGACGCCATGCGCCAGATCGAGCACGAAACCGGCGCACCGGCGACCCCCATGCAGCTCCAGGACCACACCGGCATGAGCGAAAAAGAGGTGCAGCAGGGGCTGGAAGCTCTGAACAACCAGGTCTGCCTGAGCCTCGACAATTTCCAGGAAAACCTCATCGGAAAGAAGCACGCCACGGAGGATGAACCCTTCCAGTCTGCGGCCTTCCAGGAAATCGTCGATAAAGTAGCCAATCTCATTGAAGAATTGACGCCAAGGGAAAAATTGGTCATATCTCTATATTATGGTGAGGAGCTGAACATGAAGGAAACCGCCGAGGTCATGGACATAACCGAAGGCCGCGTTTCCCAGCTTCACTCACAGGCATTGAAAAAATTGAGGAAGACATTCAGGGATCGGTACGACAACGAGTAA
- a CDS encoding chemotaxis response regulator CheY encodes MAYDTSMRVLVVDDFSTMRKIVKNILRQLGFTNIVEADDGSTAWEVLNKDNIDFIVSDWNMPNMSGIELLRKVRGSEEYADIPFLMVTAEAQQENIIEAVQAKVSNYIVKPFTPETLGQKIDKIFA; translated from the coding sequence ATGGCTTACGATACCAGCATGCGCGTCCTTGTGGTTGATGACTTCTCCACCATGCGCAAGATCGTCAAAAACATTCTGCGCCAGCTTGGCTTCACCAATATTGTGGAGGCTGACGACGGCTCCACAGCCTGGGAAGTCCTGAACAAGGACAACATCGACTTCATCGTATCCGACTGGAACATGCCCAACATGTCCGGCATCGAACTCCTGCGCAAGGTTCGCGGCAGTGAAGAATACGCGGACATCCCCTTCCTGATGGTCACTGCCGAAGCGCAGCAGGAGAACATCATCGAAGCCGTCCAGGCGAAGGTGTCCAACTACATCGTCAAACCGTTCACTCCTGAAACCCTGGGCCAGAAGATCGACAAAATCTTCGCCTAA
- a CDS encoding flagellar basal body-associated FliL family protein, translating into MVLLVPDGDDVTETASSVPEQPKAQLDDSEASKATQKVDLDLDDAPFLEDEEDEEEIAEVEDETPMRDDEDDEGPDSPGLAALLKNKFVLIGAGVILILLVVIVILLLREPEAPPPPPPPPPAEEKQPDAAPVVEETPEILIRLDPFLIEQMDEDGKIRFLEVRILLSTEEEGLAKQFKQETYTVRNALFYYLKNKDLQFLSDKENSDKLKQELLAIVNQYMGFGQFNTLMFDRYLVR; encoded by the coding sequence ATGGTCTTGCTTGTCCCGGATGGTGACGACGTCACGGAAACGGCTTCCTCCGTTCCCGAGCAGCCCAAGGCACAGCTCGACGACAGTGAAGCAAGCAAGGCCACGCAAAAAGTCGACCTCGACCTCGATGACGCTCCTTTCCTCGAGGACGAAGAAGACGAAGAGGAGATCGCCGAAGTAGAAGACGAGACTCCCATGCGCGACGACGAGGACGACGAGGGGCCGGACTCACCCGGCCTCGCCGCCCTCCTCAAGAACAAATTCGTTCTCATCGGCGCGGGCGTCATTCTCATTCTCCTGGTCGTCATCGTCATCCTGCTCCTGCGGGAGCCGGAAGCGCCACCTCCCCCGCCACCACCTCCGCCCGCAGAAGAAAAGCAGCCTGATGCTGCCCCGGTAGTGGAAGAAACGCCTGAGATTCTCATTCGACTCGACCCATTCCTCATCGAACAGATGGACGAGGACGGCAAGATCCGATTCCTGGAGGTCCGAATCCTCCTGTCCACGGAAGAAGAGGGATTGGCCAAGCAGTTCAAGCAGGAAACCTATACCGTGCGCAACGCCCTGTTCTACTACCTCAAGAATAAGGATTTGCAGTTTTTGTCCGATAAGGAAAACAGTGACAAGCTGAAACAGGAGTTGCTGGCCATCGTCAACCAGTACATGGGATTCGGCCAGTTCAACACCCTGATGTTCGATCGATATCTTGTGAGGTAA